One region of Kytococcus sedentarius DSM 20547 genomic DNA includes:
- a CDS encoding type II toxin-antitoxin system Phd/YefM family antitoxin: protein MTAVPATRALTEMERLIHQVIAESDPVTIVGDRGSAVLVSEDDWRAIQETIDPTSTPGTSASIQETRADGVGTGAEEPNT from the coding sequence ATGACCGCTGTTCCCGCCACGCGTGCACTCACTGAAATGGAACGCCTCATCCATCAGGTCATCGCCGAGAGCGACCCTGTGACCATCGTCGGGGATCGGGGCAGCGCTGTGCTCGTCAGCGAGGACGACTGGCGCGCGATTCAGGAGACCATCGACCCCACTTCCACCCCCGGCACGTCCGCCTCAATCCAGGAGACCCGTGCTGACGGCGTTGGCACGGGTGCCGAGGAACCGAACACGTAG
- a CDS encoding GIY-YIG nuclease family protein, giving the protein MLENLLHRVFADVRLDVSQSGRDGRNYDPSEWYVVPQPVIDQAIDLIISGEIVNVVYDRSAQRLVTRSPSS; this is encoded by the coding sequence GTGCTCGAGAATCTCCTGCACCGCGTATTCGCCGATGTCCGGCTCGACGTCAGCCAATCCGGCCGTGACGGTCGAAACTACGACCCATCCGAGTGGTACGTGGTTCCCCAGCCGGTTATCGACCAGGCCATCGATCTGATCATCTCCGGAGAGATCGTCAACGTCGTGTACGACCGTTCTGCCCAGCGGCTCGTGACGCGTTCTCCGAGTAGTTAG
- a CDS encoding transposase: MPQKYSPEFKARALKLIEERVSAEQCSGWVACTAVGEALGGISPHTLRNWWKQDRIDQGEAPGLNTAEAEEITKLRRENLELRRANEMADSSGGCKELCELL; encoded by the coding sequence ATGCCCCAGAAGTACAGCCCCGAGTTCAAGGCTCGTGCCCTGAAGCTCATCGAAGAACGCGTCAGTGCCGAGCAGTGCTCCGGCTGGGTTGCCTGCACCGCCGTCGGCGAAGCTCTCGGCGGGATCTCACCCCACACCCTGCGGAACTGGTGGAAGCAAGACCGCATCGACCAAGGTGAGGCTCCAGGGTTGAACACCGCTGAGGCCGAGGAGATCACCAAGCTGCGCAGGGAGAACCTCGAGCTGCGACGCGCGAACGAGATGGCGGATTCAAGCGGTGGGTGCAAGGAACTCTGCGAGCTTCTCTGA
- a CDS encoding IS30 family transposase, producing the protein MQGKHGHLSREQKQLALRLHAKGWRLVDIAKEVGCSAPMVGIMARAGRHVEARPFGWEPRHGCLRIDEREQILIGINRGDTFTAIARQLGRAVSTVSREVKRGGGRAGYSAWHAHEHAREQARRPKRFKLAPGRLLEEVAKRLEQLWSPQEIAARLRLDHADDPEMRVSHETIYQSLFVQGRGELRRELARCLRSGRATRRPRGTTDGRGRIPGMVMLSERPGEADDRAVPGHWEGDLILGEGSRSAVGTLVERSTRMTLLLHLPDGKSAEQVEAAMREAITTLPTSLARTITWDQGAEMSKHAAFTTATGFPIYFCDPHSPWQRGSNENTNGLLRQYLPKGSDLSTVTREELDAIQDSLNGRPRKTLGYLTPSEKLAEFLAPTA; encoded by the coding sequence ATGCAGGGCAAGCACGGTCATCTCAGTCGGGAGCAGAAGCAGCTCGCGCTCAGGTTGCATGCCAAGGGCTGGCGGCTGGTCGACATCGCGAAGGAGGTCGGTTGCAGCGCGCCGATGGTTGGCATCATGGCCCGCGCTGGCAGGCACGTCGAGGCCAGGCCGTTCGGCTGGGAACCACGTCACGGCTGCCTGAGGATCGACGAGCGCGAGCAGATCCTGATCGGGATCAACCGCGGCGACACCTTCACGGCGATCGCGCGCCAGCTGGGTCGGGCCGTGTCCACTGTCAGTCGCGAGGTGAAGCGCGGTGGTGGCCGAGCCGGGTACTCGGCCTGGCACGCCCACGAGCATGCCCGCGAGCAGGCTCGACGGCCCAAGCGGTTCAAGCTCGCACCGGGCCGACTCCTCGAGGAGGTGGCCAAGCGTCTCGAGCAGCTGTGGTCACCCCAGGAGATCGCCGCGCGCCTCCGGTTGGATCACGCCGACGACCCGGAGATGCGCGTGAGCCACGAGACGATCTACCAGTCGCTGTTCGTGCAGGGACGCGGCGAGCTGCGTCGCGAGCTGGCCCGGTGCCTGCGGTCCGGCCGCGCCACTCGCAGGCCCCGTGGGACCACCGACGGCCGTGGCCGAATCCCCGGCATGGTGATGCTCAGCGAGCGTCCTGGCGAGGCAGATGACCGTGCAGTACCGGGTCACTGGGAAGGCGATCTGATCCTCGGGGAAGGCAGCCGCAGTGCAGTCGGCACCCTCGTGGAACGATCCACCCGGATGACGCTCTTGCTGCACCTGCCAGACGGGAAGAGCGCTGAGCAGGTAGAGGCCGCGATGCGTGAAGCGATCACGACGTTGCCCACGTCATTGGCCAGGACGATCACGTGGGACCAAGGCGCCGAGATGTCCAAGCACGCCGCGTTCACCACGGCCACCGGGTTCCCGATCTACTTCTGCGACCCGCACTCGCCGTGGCAGCGTGGCAGCAACGAGAACACCAACGGGCTGCTGCGCCAGTACCTCCCCAAGGGCAGTGACCTGAGCACCGTCACCCGCGAGGAGCTCGACGCGATCCAGGACAGCCTCAACGGCCGGCCACGCAAGACGCTGGGCTATCTGACACCATCAGAGAAGCTCGCAGAGTTCCTTGCACCCACCGCTTGA
- a CDS encoding ISL3 family transposase codes for MPDATFATPDVTTFCRLDELGLVVVGQQVEPDRAVLLCRVEEDDAARWCRRCGCEGRARDTVTRELAHEPLGWRPTTLLLTVRRYKCTGCGHVWRQDTTRAAEPRAKLSRTALRWALVGLVCQHLTVARLAETLAVSWDTANAAVLAEGQRLLLDDPTRFDDVKVIGVDEHVWRHTHRGDKFVTVVIDLTPVRDKTGPSRLLAMVEGRSKEVFKTWLAARPKAWRDGLEVVAMDGFTGFKTATTEELPQAVAVMDPFHVVRLAGDALDRCRRRVQQELHGHRGRNTDPLYRSRRTLHTGADLLTDRQTQRLTALFGDDDHVQVEATWGIYQRMIAAYRHPDRTAGRQAMSNLITSLTSGVPAALTELVTLGRTLSKRAEDVLAYFDRPGTSNGPTEATNGRLEHLRGSALGFRNLTNYIARSLLETGGFRPQLHPRLG; via the coding sequence GTGCCCGACGCTACCTTCGCGACCCCTGATGTGACGACTTTCTGCCGCCTCGACGAGCTCGGTCTCGTGGTCGTGGGCCAGCAGGTGGAGCCGGACCGCGCGGTGCTCCTGTGCCGCGTCGAAGAGGACGATGCGGCGCGCTGGTGCCGGCGCTGCGGCTGCGAGGGGAGGGCGCGGGACACCGTCACCAGGGAGCTGGCCCACGAACCGCTGGGGTGGCGGCCGACCACGCTGTTGCTCACGGTCCGCCGCTACAAGTGCACCGGCTGCGGGCACGTCTGGCGGCAAGACACCACCCGTGCCGCCGAGCCCCGAGCGAAGCTGTCCCGGACCGCGCTGCGGTGGGCGCTGGTCGGACTCGTCTGCCAACACCTCACCGTTGCTCGCCTCGCCGAAACTCTCGCCGTCTCCTGGGACACAGCCAACGCCGCTGTGCTGGCCGAAGGCCAGCGGCTCCTGCTGGACGACCCGACCCGATTCGATGACGTGAAGGTGATCGGCGTCGACGAACACGTCTGGCGTCACACCCACCGCGGCGACAAGTTCGTCACCGTCGTCATCGACCTCACCCCGGTCCGCGACAAGACCGGGCCATCGCGGCTGCTGGCCATGGTGGAGGGCCGCTCCAAGGAAGTGTTCAAGACATGGCTCGCTGCCCGGCCCAAGGCCTGGCGCGACGGCCTCGAAGTCGTCGCCATGGACGGGTTCACCGGCTTCAAGACCGCCACCACCGAAGAGCTCCCGCAGGCCGTCGCCGTCATGGATCCCTTCCACGTCGTCCGCCTCGCCGGCGACGCCCTCGACCGCTGCCGGCGCCGGGTCCAGCAAGAACTGCACGGCCACCGCGGCCGCAACACCGACCCGCTCTACAGATCCCGACGCACCCTGCACACCGGCGCCGACCTGCTCACCGACCGCCAGACCCAACGCCTCACCGCCCTCTTCGGGGACGACGACCACGTCCAGGTCGAAGCCACCTGGGGCATCTACCAGCGCATGATCGCCGCCTACCGACACCCCGACCGCACCGCAGGCCGACAGGCCATGAGCAACCTCATCACCAGCCTGACCTCCGGCGTCCCCGCCGCGCTCACCGAGCTCGTCACCCTCGGCCGCACTCTGTCCAAGCGGGCAGAGGACGTCCTGGCCTACTTCGACCGACCCGGCACCAGCAACGGCCCCACCGAAGCCACGAACGGTCGCCTCGAGCACCTCCGCGGCTCCGCCCTGGGCTTCCGCAACCTCACCAACTACATCGCCAGAAGCCTGCTCGAGACAGGCGGATTCAGACCCCAACTACACCCTCGATTGGGATGA
- a CDS encoding RHS repeat-associated core domain-containing protein, which produces MARLNLKAIEERVAPLGGRDSYDREFIFELLLAYGKPQGNVTRLRNGSLSVAVDPATEVAQKNVVYFKETTDDPLAASPHQIRRPHWDVVVLGDFTESDRLVLDLTPPASTPRDVTCHHGPCEPPRNPGRFSAGVVTTTPGQDSAPATCQKRRYTFDVNSNRSRTTSSDCATGSAAATTWAYNAGDASTTGGNGQGAYSYGAFGRQTTIPKADTPTGDGDLTIGYYHDDAPRLVAQGGVVTTFTRDAAGRRLGQSTTGWAQTPQDASAVGELVRHYGDDSDNPTWVTFEGGTERYLPGLGGDLGLQMNTRGQTAETELTVTNPHGDIVTTIPLGDGNTATGISAWSDYTEYGTPRTPATTGLVHGVTGYGWLGGKERATPTGTFGLTLMGARLYNPVTGRFTTTDPVYGGNANTYTYPADPINMTDLNGLWSWGKRKWRQAKNAWSRQSRAVTGNSRAARWYRGGCSWAPGIAGSACSAHISASYWQTDRRESARWGATALASSFGGNYASKAWQSKHLFGKLPRMSFRRGWKKRGYWRSRFSGRRSAIYWSSHIHGMAAGGFVDGFGRRFKWWGRK; this is translated from the coding sequence GTGGCGAGGCTGAACCTGAAGGCCATCGAGGAGCGCGTCGCTCCCCTGGGCGGTCGGGATTCCTACGACCGTGAGTTCATCTTCGAGTTGCTGCTGGCCTACGGGAAGCCGCAGGGCAACGTCACTCGGCTGCGCAACGGGTCCCTCAGTGTCGCGGTGGACCCCGCCACCGAGGTCGCCCAGAAGAACGTCGTCTACTTCAAGGAGACCACCGACGATCCGCTCGCCGCGTCGCCCCATCAGATCCGCCGCCCTCACTGGGACGTGGTCGTCCTGGGCGACTTCACGGAGTCTGATCGGTTAGTTCTCGACCTGACGCCGCCCGCCAGCACCCCCCGTGACGTCACCTGCCATCACGGTCCTTGCGAGCCTCCAAGAAACCCGGGGCGGTTCAGTGCGGGTGTGGTGACGACCACCCCGGGGCAGGACAGTGCCCCGGCGACCTGCCAAAAGCGCAGATACACGTTCGACGTGAACTCCAACCGGTCCCGCACGACCAGCTCGGACTGCGCCACGGGGTCTGCTGCGGCCACAACGTGGGCGTATAACGCAGGCGACGCCTCGACTACCGGTGGTAACGGTCAAGGCGCGTACTCCTATGGCGCGTTCGGTCGGCAGACGACCATCCCGAAGGCGGACACACCCACCGGGGACGGTGACCTGACGATCGGGTACTACCACGACGACGCCCCCCGACTGGTCGCGCAGGGTGGTGTGGTGACGACGTTCACCCGTGACGCTGCCGGTCGGCGGTTGGGTCAGTCCACGACGGGGTGGGCACAGACCCCGCAGGACGCTTCAGCAGTCGGTGAGTTGGTCCGGCACTACGGGGACGACTCGGACAACCCGACCTGGGTGACCTTCGAGGGCGGCACTGAGCGGTATCTGCCCGGCCTGGGTGGCGACCTGGGCTTGCAGATGAACACCCGCGGCCAGACGGCCGAGACCGAGCTGACGGTGACCAACCCCCACGGGGACATCGTGACCACGATTCCTCTCGGTGACGGGAACACCGCGACGGGAATCAGTGCCTGGTCGGACTACACCGAGTACGGCACACCCCGCACGCCAGCCACCACCGGCCTGGTCCACGGAGTGACCGGGTACGGGTGGCTCGGCGGAAAGGAACGCGCCACCCCCACCGGCACCTTCGGCCTCACCCTCATGGGCGCCCGCCTGTACAACCCCGTCACCGGCCGCTTCACCACCACCGACCCCGTCTACGGCGGAAACGCCAACACCTACACCTACCCCGCAGACCCCATAAACATGACCGACCTCAACGGCTTGTGGTCATGGGGCAAGCGCAAATGGCGTCAGGCCAAGAACGCATGGTCTCGCCAGTCACGTGCAGTCACAGGGAATTCACGTGCCGCTCGTTGGTATCGCGGGGGGTGCTCCTGGGCGCCCGGGATCGCTGGCAGTGCGTGCAGTGCACATATTTCAGCTTCCTATTGGCAGACCGATAGGCGCGAATCAGCCAGGTGGGGTGCAACAGCCTTGGCGTCGAGCTTCGGTGGAAATTATGCGAGCAAGGCGTGGCAGTCTAAGCACTTGTTTGGCAAACTTCCAAGGATGAGTTTTAGGCGAGGCTGGAAGAAGAGAGGTTATTGGCGAAGCCGTTTTAGTGGCCGCAGGTCAGCGATATACTGGTCCTCGCATATCCATGGTATGGCTGCCGGAGGCTTTGTAGACGGCTTCGGCCGTAGATTTAAGTGGTGGGGTCGAAAGTGA
- the der gene encoding ribosome biogenesis GTPase Der has translation MSENQHEHDEPREQDGPADPIEEGGQPELEPGQPEQPVEQVDPDAPETEVEVAYATALKAGLDEFELEEEDAALIEAGGAFDEHGNQVQSLPVVAIVGRPNVGKSTLVNRFLGRREAVVQDEPGVTRDRVTYPAEWNGVPFMVMDTGGWEIDAKGIQKHVAQQAEVAVELADVVIFVVDATVGATDADEDVVKLLRRSRKPVLLVANKVDDLHLEGEAAALWSMGLGQPWPLSALHGKGSGDLLDEVLAKFPAEPQSDAGRVVGGPRRVALLGRPNVGKSSLLNRLAGSERVVVDNVAGTTRDPVDEYIELGGRTWMFVDTAGIRRRVHQTRGVDFYASLRTQSALEKAEVAVVLIDAGEEIAEQDIRVVQQVIDSGRALVIAYNKWDTTDEERRHYLEREIERDLVQVPWAPRVNMSATRGRHVDKLVPALDQALESWDARIPTGRLNAFLGEVVAAHPHPVRSGKQPRILFATQASSRPPKFVVFASGFLEHSYRRFLERKLRERFGFEGSPIEISVRVRERRRR, from the coding sequence ATGAGCGAGAACCAGCACGAGCACGACGAGCCGCGCGAGCAGGACGGCCCGGCTGACCCCATCGAGGAGGGTGGCCAGCCCGAGTTGGAGCCCGGCCAGCCCGAGCAGCCGGTCGAGCAGGTCGACCCCGACGCCCCCGAGACCGAGGTGGAGGTCGCCTACGCGACCGCGCTGAAGGCCGGGCTGGACGAGTTCGAGCTCGAGGAGGAGGACGCCGCCCTCATCGAGGCCGGTGGTGCCTTCGACGAGCACGGCAACCAGGTGCAGTCGTTGCCGGTGGTGGCCATTGTCGGGCGCCCGAACGTGGGCAAGTCCACCTTGGTGAACCGCTTCCTGGGCCGTCGCGAGGCCGTGGTGCAGGACGAGCCGGGAGTGACTCGCGACCGCGTAACCTACCCCGCGGAGTGGAACGGTGTGCCGTTCATGGTGATGGACACCGGCGGCTGGGAGATCGACGCCAAGGGCATCCAGAAGCACGTCGCACAGCAGGCCGAGGTGGCCGTCGAGCTGGCGGACGTCGTGATCTTCGTGGTCGACGCGACCGTGGGCGCGACCGATGCCGACGAGGACGTCGTGAAGCTGCTGCGCCGCTCACGCAAGCCGGTGCTGCTGGTCGCCAACAAGGTCGACGACCTGCACCTGGAGGGCGAGGCCGCGGCGCTGTGGTCGATGGGGCTCGGTCAGCCGTGGCCCCTCTCGGCGCTGCACGGCAAGGGCTCGGGGGACCTGCTCGACGAGGTGCTGGCCAAGTTCCCGGCGGAGCCCCAGTCCGATGCGGGGCGCGTCGTCGGCGGGCCGCGCCGGGTCGCCCTGCTGGGGCGCCCGAACGTGGGCAAGTCCTCGCTGCTGAATCGCCTGGCAGGGTCCGAGCGCGTCGTCGTGGATAACGTCGCCGGCACCACCCGGGACCCGGTGGACGAGTACATCGAGCTGGGGGGGCGCACCTGGATGTTCGTGGACACCGCCGGCATCCGCCGCCGCGTGCACCAGACTCGCGGGGTGGACTTCTACGCCTCGCTGCGCACCCAGAGCGCGCTGGAGAAGGCCGAGGTGGCCGTGGTCCTCATCGATGCCGGCGAGGAGATCGCCGAGCAGGACATCCGGGTGGTGCAGCAGGTGATCGACTCCGGTCGGGCCCTGGTGATCGCGTACAACAAGTGGGACACCACCGACGAGGAGCGTCGCCACTACCTGGAGCGCGAGATCGAGCGCGACCTGGTGCAGGTGCCCTGGGCGCCGCGGGTGAACATGTCCGCCACGCGGGGGCGCCACGTCGACAAGCTGGTGCCGGCGCTGGACCAGGCACTGGAGAGCTGGGACGCCCGCATCCCCACCGGACGGCTGAACGCCTTCCTGGGTGAGGTCGTCGCGGCGCACCCGCACCCGGTGCGCTCCGGCAAGCAGCCCCGCATCCTGTTCGCCACCCAGGCCTCCAGCCGGCCGCCGAAGTTCGTGGTCTTCGCCTCGGGCTTCCTGGAGCACTCCTACCGCCGCTTCCTGGAGCGCAAGCTGCGTGAGCGGTTCGGCTTCGAGGGCTCGCCCATCGAGATCTCGGTGCGCGTGCGCGAGCGCCGGCGCCGCTGA
- the cmk gene encoding (d)CMP kinase, with the protein MRLPYSPTRRHPRLAELSVPVTVAIDGPSGSGKSTVSRTVAMAFDLAYLDTGAMFRALTWAALDAGTDLSDVGAVAHLARTAPLRQSTDPGSPGVWVGERNVSRAIRESRISAAVSAVATNLDVRGELARRQQEIIAQASATGRGIVAEGRDITTVIAPDAPVRILLTADEEARLRRRQRQTGGQQVSDSTRDEVLRRDRDDSTVSNFTTAADGVTTIDTSDLDLPGSVEAVVQVVLARSGRTPQGAA; encoded by the coding sequence ATGCGGCTGCCCTACTCGCCGACCCGCCGTCATCCCCGGCTGGCCGAGCTGTCCGTGCCGGTGACCGTGGCGATCGATGGGCCCTCGGGATCCGGCAAGTCCACCGTCTCGCGCACCGTGGCGATGGCCTTCGACCTGGCCTATCTCGACACCGGGGCCATGTTCCGCGCCCTCACCTGGGCCGCGCTCGATGCGGGGACCGACCTCTCCGACGTCGGTGCGGTGGCGCACCTGGCGCGCACCGCCCCGCTGCGCCAGTCAACCGACCCGGGGTCGCCCGGCGTGTGGGTGGGGGAGCGGAACGTGAGCCGGGCCATCCGCGAGAGCCGCATCTCGGCCGCGGTCTCGGCCGTGGCCACGAACCTCGACGTGCGCGGCGAGCTCGCGCGCCGGCAGCAGGAGATCATCGCCCAGGCCAGCGCCACCGGGCGGGGCATCGTCGCCGAGGGCCGCGACATCACCACCGTGATCGCGCCCGACGCACCGGTGCGCATCCTGCTGACCGCCGACGAGGAGGCGCGCCTGCGCCGCCGCCAGCGCCAGACCGGGGGGCAGCAGGTCTCCGACAGCACCCGCGACGAGGTGCTGCGCCGCGACCGCGACGACTCCACCGTCTCCAACTTCACCACCGCCGCCGACGGCGTCACCACCATCGACACCTCCGACCTGGACCTCCCCGGGTCTGTGGAGGCCGTCGTCCAGGTGGTGCTCGCCCGGTCCGGCCGGACCCCCCAGGGAGCAGCATGA
- a CDS encoding pseudouridine synthase has translation MTRRDNGPGRPNGQGKRGTGGFGPVRKRRSRPGGNRPDHDVHTSQGERLQKVLAAAGLGSRRACEQMIADGRVEVDGVPVTELGVRIDPSRQKVAVDGLPVQLDDSKVYLVFNKPVGVISTMEDEEGRLSVGDYTYTRKERLFHVGRLDQDTSGLLLLTNDGELAHRLQHPSYSVPKTYVAKVPGPVKKGLGNLLREGVELEDGVVKVDDFSVVASQPGWAMVQLVIHEGRKHVVRRLLEEVGYPVEELVRTQVGEIRMGDLRPGNLRAVTPDELARTMKLVGL, from the coding sequence ATGACACGCCGCGACAACGGCCCCGGCCGACCCAACGGCCAGGGCAAGCGCGGGACCGGCGGTTTCGGGCCGGTCCGCAAGCGCCGGTCCCGCCCGGGCGGGAACCGCCCGGACCACGACGTCCACACCAGCCAGGGGGAGCGCCTGCAGAAGGTGCTCGCCGCCGCCGGGCTGGGCTCCCGCCGTGCCTGCGAGCAGATGATCGCCGACGGCCGCGTGGAGGTCGATGGGGTGCCGGTCACCGAGCTGGGCGTCCGCATCGACCCCTCGCGCCAGAAGGTGGCCGTCGACGGCCTGCCGGTGCAGCTGGACGACTCCAAGGTCTACCTGGTGTTCAACAAACCCGTGGGCGTCATCTCCACCATGGAGGACGAGGAGGGTCGCCTCTCCGTGGGCGACTACACGTACACCCGCAAGGAGCGCCTGTTCCACGTGGGCCGGCTGGACCAGGACACCTCCGGTCTGCTGCTGCTCACCAACGACGGCGAGCTCGCCCACCGGCTGCAGCACCCGAGCTACTCGGTGCCCAAGACCTACGTCGCCAAGGTGCCGGGCCCGGTCAAGAAGGGCTTGGGCAACCTCCTGCGTGAGGGGGTCGAGCTCGAGGACGGCGTGGTCAAGGTCGACGACTTCTCCGTCGTCGCCTCGCAGCCCGGGTGGGCCATGGTGCAGCTGGTGATCCATGAGGGACGCAAGCACGTGGTGCGTCGCCTGCTGGAGGAGGTCGGCTACCCGGTGGAGGAGCTTGTGCGCACCCAGGTGGGGGAGATCCGCATGGGTGACCTGCGCCCGGGCAACCTGCGCGCCGTCACCCCCGACGAGCTCGCGCGCACGATGAAGCTGGTGGGGCTGTGA
- the scpB gene encoding SMC-Scp complex subunit ScpB, whose amino-acid sequence MSDQHPTTPDDAAAPADPVRPLGDPPADPPADLPAALEAVLMVVDEPVTPAELAEGLGSEVEVVEATLRELAAGYTAQGRGFDLRAVAGAWRMYSRPEYADAVERFLIGGRQARLTQAALETLAVIAYRQPISRGRVAAVRGVNVDGVVRTLTARGLIAEVGSEPSGAVLYGTTHQFLERMGLDDLSGLPDLAPLLPDAGDLEEIAAGVRVPQDTSTTEEPDPGAAPPDEPVATDEPAPTDQTMQQTQESEHG is encoded by the coding sequence GTGAGTGACCAGCACCCGACCACCCCCGACGATGCGGCGGCGCCCGCCGACCCGGTCCGCCCGCTTGGTGACCCCCCAGCCGACCCGCCCGCCGACCTCCCGGCCGCCCTGGAGGCCGTGCTGATGGTGGTCGACGAGCCGGTCACGCCGGCGGAGCTCGCCGAGGGGCTCGGCTCCGAGGTGGAGGTGGTCGAGGCCACGCTGCGCGAGCTCGCCGCCGGCTACACCGCCCAGGGCCGGGGTTTCGACCTGCGGGCCGTCGCCGGCGCCTGGCGGATGTACTCGCGCCCGGAATACGCCGATGCGGTGGAGCGCTTCCTCATCGGCGGTCGACAGGCGCGGCTCACCCAGGCCGCGCTGGAGACGCTGGCGGTCATCGCGTACCGTCAGCCGATCAGTCGGGGCCGGGTGGCCGCGGTGCGTGGCGTCAACGTCGACGGAGTGGTCCGCACCCTGACGGCGCGCGGCCTCATCGCGGAGGTCGGCAGCGAACCCTCGGGCGCGGTGCTCTACGGCACCACCCACCAGTTCCTCGAGCGCATGGGTCTGGACGACCTCAGCGGGTTGCCCGACCTCGCTCCCCTCCTCCCCGACGCCGGGGACCTCGAGGAGATCGCAGCAGGTGTCCGCGTCCCGCAGGACACCAGCACCACCGAGGAACCCGACCCGGGTGCCGCGCCCCCTGACGAGCCCGTCGCCACCGACGAGCCCGCCCCGACCGACCAGACGATGCAGCAGACGCAGGAGAGTGAGCACGGATGA
- a CDS encoding segregation and condensation protein A codes for MTATPAEPLPQAPGGVLTHHRPVAFHVHQAAYDGPFDLLLGLISKHRLDITEIALAAVTDEFIAHLREAQQAASQAEAAGDRAASAWLLSELSEFLVVASTLLELKANRLLPAETRSEIEDLEFIEARDVLFARLLQYRAYKQVAGWMAQRSGEAGGAVPRMAGLEERFASVLPDLVMTVSPEQLALIAAGALSPRPEPVVGVDHLHAPTVSVTEQVALMTARLQRAGRLTFAELIGDASTRLEVVGRFLGVLEMLRSGTVDVEQPSPLGPMEVRWTAAGTGQTDPRE; via the coding sequence GTGACCGCGACGCCAGCCGAGCCGCTCCCGCAGGCCCCGGGGGGTGTGCTGACCCACCACCGCCCGGTGGCCTTCCACGTGCACCAGGCGGCCTACGACGGGCCCTTCGATCTGCTCCTGGGGCTCATCTCCAAGCACCGCCTGGACATCACCGAGATCGCGCTGGCCGCGGTCACCGACGAGTTCATCGCCCACCTGCGCGAGGCCCAGCAGGCTGCCTCGCAGGCCGAGGCGGCGGGGGACCGGGCGGCCTCGGCCTGGTTGCTCAGCGAGCTCTCGGAGTTCCTCGTGGTGGCCTCCACCCTGCTGGAGCTCAAGGCCAACCGCCTGCTGCCGGCCGAGACCCGCTCGGAGATCGAGGACCTCGAGTTCATCGAGGCCCGTGACGTCCTGTTCGCGCGTTTGCTGCAGTACCGCGCCTACAAGCAGGTGGCGGGGTGGATGGCACAGCGGTCCGGGGAGGCCGGGGGCGCCGTGCCCCGCATGGCCGGCCTGGAGGAGCGCTTCGCCAGCGTGCTGCCGGACCTGGTCATGACCGTCTCGCCCGAGCAGCTGGCCCTCATCGCCGCCGGGGCCCTGAGCCCGCGCCCCGAGCCGGTCGTGGGGGTCGACCACCTGCACGCCCCCACCGTGAGCGTCACCGAGCAGGTCGCGCTCATGACGGCCCGGCTGCAGCGGGCGGGCCGGCTCACCTTCGCCGAGCTCATCGGCGACGCCTCCACCCGCCTCGAGGTGGTGGGCCGCTTCCTCGGGGTGCTGGAAATGCTGCGTTCCGGGACGGTCGACGTCGAGCAGCCGTCTCCGTTGGGGCCGATGGAGGTCCGGTGGACCGCGGCCGGGACCGGGCAGACTGACCCCCGTGAGTGA